A section of the Oncorhynchus gorbuscha isolate QuinsamMale2020 ecotype Even-year linkage group LG04, OgorEven_v1.0, whole genome shotgun sequence genome encodes:
- the LOC124033707 gene encoding mucin-6-like, with amino-acid sequence MFSILLLLTLHLPSHFSMLLLLTLHLPSHFSLLLLLTLYLPSHFSLLLLLTLYLPSHFSLLLLLTLHLPSHFSLLLLLTLHLPSHFSLLLLLTLHLPSHFYVTAAHTPPPFTFLYVAAAHTPPPFTFLCCCCSHSTSLHISVAAAHTPPPFTFLCCCCCSHSTSLHISLLLRLTLHLPSHFSVAAAHTPPLHVSLCCCCSHSTSLHMFFVAAAHTPPPFTFLCCCCCSHSTPFTFLYVAAAHTPPPFTCSLLLRLTLHLPSHVLCCCGSHSTSLHMFFVAVAHTPPPFTFLSVTAAHTPPPFTFLSVTAAHTPPPFTFLSVTAAHTPPPFTFLSVTAAHTPPPFTFLSVAAAHTLPPFTFLSVAAAHTPPPFTFLCCCCSHSTSLHISLCCCCSHSTSLHISLCYCCSHSTSLHISLCCCCSHSTSLHISLCCCCSHSTSLHISLCCCCSHSTSLHISLCCCCSHSTSLHISLLLLLTLHLPSHFSLLLLLLLLTLHLPSHFLCCCGSHSTSLHIFSVTAAHTPPPFTFLSVAAAAAAHTLPPFTFLYVAAAHTPPPFTFLYVADAHTSPPFTFLCCCCCSHSTSLHISLLLRLTLHLPSHFSVAEPLLHSSEQLK; translated from the coding sequence ATGTTTTCTATCTTGCTGCTGCTCACACTCCACCTCCCTTCACATTTCTCTATGTTGCTGCTGCTCACACTCCACCTCCCTTCACATTTCTCTCTGTTGCTGCTGCTCACACTCTACCTCCCTTCACATTTCTCTCTGTTGCTGCTGCTCACACTCTACCTCCCTTCACATTTCTCTCTGTTGCTGCTGCTCACACTCCACCTCCCTTCACATTTCTCTCTGTTGCTGCTGCTCACACTCCACCTCCCTTCACATTTCTCTCTGTTGCTGCTGCTCACACTCCACCTCCCTTCACATTTCTATGTTACTGCTGCTCACACTCCACCTCCCTTCACATTTCTCTATGTTGCTGCTGCTCACACTCCACCTCCCTTCACATTTCTCTGTTGCTGCTGCTCACACTCCACCTCCCTTCACATTTCTGTTGCTGCGGCTCACACTCCACCTCCCTTCACATTtctctgttgctgctgctgctcacaCTCCACCTCCCTTCACATTTCTCTGTTACTGCGGCTCACACTCCACCTCCCTTCACATTTCTCTGTTGCTGCTGCTCACACTCCACCCCTTCACGTTTCTCTATGTTGCTGCTGCTCACACTCCACCTCCCTTCACATGTTCTTTGTTGCTGCTGCTCACACTCCACCTCCCTTCACATTtctctgttgctgctgctgctcacaCTCCACCCCCTTCACGTTTCTCTATGTTGCTGCTGCTCACACTCCACCTCCCTTCACATGTTCTTTGTTGCTGCGGCTCACACTCCACCTCCCTTCACATGTTCTTTGTTGCTGCGGCTCACACTCCACCTCCCTTCACATGTTCTTTGTTGCTGTGGCTCACACTCCACCTCCCTTCACATTTCTCTCTGTTACTGCTGCTCACACTCCACCTCCCTTCACATTTCTCTCTGTTACTGCTGCTCACACTCCACCTCCCTTCACATTTCTCTCTGTTACTGCTGCTCACACTCCACCTCCCTTCACATTTCTCTCTGTTACTGCTGCTCACACTCCACCTCCCTTCACATTTCTCTCTGTTGCTGCTGCTCACACTCTACCTCCCTTCACATTTCTCTCTGTTGCTGCTGCTCACACTCCACCTCCCTTCACATTTCTCTGTTGCTGCTGCTCACACTCCACCTCCCTTCACATTTCTCTCTGTTGCTGCTGCTCACACTCCACCTCCCTTCACATTTCTCTCTGTTACTGCTGCTCACACTCCACCTCCCTTCACATTTCTCTCTGTTGCTGCTGCTCACACTCTACCTCCCTTCACATTTCTCTCTGTTGCTGCTGCTCACACTCCACCTCCCTTCACATTTCTCTCTGTTGCTGCTGCTCACACTCCACCTCCCTTCACATTTCTCTCTGTTGCTGCTGCTCACACTCCACCTCCCTTCACATTTCTCTGTTACTGCTGCTCACACTCCACCTCCCTTCACATTTctctctgttgctgctgctgctgctgctcacacTCCACCTCCCTTCACATTTTCTCTGTTGCTGCGGCTCACACTCCACCTCCCTTCACATTTTCTCTGTTACTGCTGCTCACACTCCACCTCCCTTCACATTTctctctgttgctgctgctgctgctgctcacacTCTACCTCCCTTCACATTTCTCTATGTTGCTGCTGCTCACACTCCACCTCCCTTCACATTTCTCTATGTTGCTGATGCTCACACTTCACCTCCCTTCACATTtctctgttgctgctgctgctcacaCTCCACCTCCCTTCACATTTCTCTGTTGCTGCGGCTCACACTCCACCTCCCTTCACATTTCTCTGTCGCTGAGCCTCTGCTTCATAGTTCTGAACAGCTAAAATAA